GCTAGCAAAGGGAAAATAGAACGCCTGTTCGGAACGATTAAGACGCGTTTCTATTCGCTGTTAAAAGCAAAACCGGCTTCTTCATTGGAAGAACTGAATGAACGGTTTTGGAAGTGGTTGGAGGAAGACTACCATCGCAAGCCACATTCTTCTCTCAATGGAAAAATGCCGCTCGAAGTGTACTTGTCCCAGATTGATCAAGTACGGATGGTCGACGACCCTGCCAAATTAGATCCTATCTTTCTTAAACGGGAGAATCGAACTGTCAAACATGACGGAACGTTTTCGCTCAATAACCAGCTGTATGAAGTTCCCGAGCGATTTATAGGTCAAAAGATCGAGATTCGTTACGATGAACAAGGCGTGCATATCTATGAGGACGGGAAACCAGTCGCTCGCGCTTCTGAAGTGAATTTTCATGATAATGCTCATGTAAAACGAAAACGACCCGCCATCTCCTTCGCTGATATGCAAGGGATGGACAGGAAAGGAGAAGATAGGGAATGATCATGGCATTCTATTCCCTTTCCAAAATCCCTTTTGCCAAGGAAACCAAAGGTATGTCGCCCTATACTTCCCGTTCCTTTCAAGAAGCAATGGGATGTTTAACCTACATGAAGCAGGTTCGCGGCATGGCACTTGTTGTCGGCGACCCGGGAGCCGGTAAAACCTACGCCTTGGGTGCATTTGCCGAAGGCTTGGGCCAATCGCTCTACAAGGTCATCTATTTCCCGTTGTCTACAGGAACAGTAACTGACTTTTACCGTGGATTGGCCTTCGGCCTAGGAGAACAGCCACAAAGTCGGAAAGTGGATCTGTTTCGCCAAATCCAACAGGCGATTAGCCGTTTGTTCTACGAACAAAAGATTACGCCGGTTTTCATCCTTGACGAGATGCAAATGGCCAAAGATGTCTTTTTACAAGATTTGAGCCTGCTCTTTAATTTTCACATGGATACCCAGAATCCTTTTGTCCTTCTTATATGCGGCTGGCCTTACTTACGGGACCGTCTGTCGTTAAACCCACATAGATCCTTATCCCAGCGGCTTTTGGTTCGACATCAGGTCGAGCCGCTGGATAAGGAAGAGGTCAAGGGATATATGGAGCATCACCTTGCCTATGCCGGGGCGAAATATCCGATTTTCACGGAAGACGCAATAGAAGCTGTTAGTGCCTGTTCCAATGGATATCCACGCCTGATTAATTTATTGGCTATGCACGCCCTATTATATGGCAGCCAAAACAAAAAAGAACAGATCGATGCCGAAGTCATCCGGATCATCGCCCCGGAGTGCGGTCTGGCATTGAGATAGCTTGGATGGCTTAGAACGAGTCAAAGGGGACAACCCTGATCCCCAAATATTCTCAGGAAAGGAAAGAATCATGATGACCCGAACCCAAAAACCAGGAATCCTCGTCTATTGTCCTGCCAAGGAACGCTGGCAAATCCAAAAGATAGACCATTCTTACGACCTTCACTGCGGCGATTGTTTCGAGATTAAGGTAGGCTATGAGTATATCCCTTGTAGAATAGAACTTGGCTGTGAATGGCTGTTATACCTTCGGGAAACTCGATTTTATTTACATCCAAAACAGAAATACGAAGTGAAAGTCGATTAACAAAGAGTGACAAGTGATTACTTCTTAGACCCAGTAGAAAGGCAATAGCTAAATGCTATTGCCTTTCTACTGGGTGCAACAAGCGATAGCGCGTTAGGAAAAAAGCAAACTTGATCACGTATTAGACGAGTATATAGGGAATGAACGATTTGAACAAGAGCGGAATTGGGATAAAGTGTAGTTGAAGTAGGATGGATTGGATAATAGTGGAATGAAATACTCGCCAGAAGACCGCGAAAGCGTGCAAATTTTTTAATCATTGGCTAATTTATTCTGAAAAAGGGGCCTAAAATCTTTCGATATGGGACCTAAATAATTTGCAAATCCTAAGCCGATTTATTGTGCAAATTCACAATATTGTTCGTTGCCATCCGGCAATCTGGTGTACGAATGATTGATGGAAGCTTCTTCAATCTCGCCGAATCCCCAATAGGTTGTCGGTACATCCGGCCATGTAGGAGTTTTTACATCCTCTAAAGGACCGCGTCCAAGCATTTTATTGATCATTGTCACAGCTTCGGCACGAGACAAATTCTGCTCTGGATGGAAACTTCCATCCGGGTATCCTTGGATAATCCCTGCCTGTTCGACTGCTCCAATCGCAGCTTGCGCCCAATTCGTTGCTGTATCCGTAAATGCCGCTGCCTGACTCGGAGTCAATTTTTTTACCCGCTGGATGAGACTTGCCATCTCCGCACGGGTGATCGGTGCATCTGGATGGAACGATCCATCTGGATAACCACTCATCATCCCGTGTGCCGTCATAGCAGCGATTGATTTGGCTGCCCAATGTGCAGCAGGTACATCTGAATACGAATTAGTAACAGTTGCTGCTGAATTGGTATATTGAAGAATTCTCGCAAGCATTGCTGCCATTTCCGCTCTCGTAATGGAACGATCCGGTCCAAATGTGCCATCCGGGTATCCAAACATATAGGCTTGGTGCGTTTGAATTGCTAGCGGGATCATACTGAAATCGTAGTGAATCACAGTTTCCCCTACATGCAGAATTCCGTCTTTCAGATAACTGGTATCACCAAAGGCCAGGCTTCTCGTGTCTTTGCGGCTGTCATATGTTTCATAGCCATCTTTTTGAGCAAGGATATAATAGTCACCCTTTGGGTATACAACCCAACCATATTGACCACCATTTTTAGTTACCTGTGGATTATGATTCTGGTTTGGCGCAAAATTCGGCAACTCTGGCAAATCCACAACAGTGCCGGGTGTACGCCCGTTATCCCTGTTTAGCTGTGTATCTGCCCAATACAGTTGTACATTTACGCCATCCAATGGTTGATTCGTAGCAGCATCCTTCACAATACCATACGGGTCGATCGACGCCGTATGCACATCCACCTGCCGATTGCCGTTGACCGTTAACTGCGCTGTGGTACCTGCCAACTCTTGTCCGGAAGGAGAGACCACATGGACATTCATCGTATATTGTCCAGGTTGCAAATTAGTATTGATGGAGAAGTTCCCTTGTGAGTCGATCGAAATTTCCGGCACATTTACAGGGTTGCCATTGACATCCGTCAAAGTCGCTGCCAGTTTATTGTCTCCTATCAACGCTGTAAAAGGATTTTTCTGTGTACCGCCGCCCCCGAGATTGCCGCTGATTGGGCTGCCGGATGATCCGCCACCTCCGCCTGAACTGCTGCTATGGCTTCCACTATTTGCTGCTGTAACCGTTACAGTTGCCTGCGCCGACTGGTCTTGGTAAGCAGCCGTTACCACGGTTTGCCCCGCCGCTTTTGCCGTAACGAGTCCATTGGCATCAACGGAAACTATACTTGGATCACTTACGCTAAATGTAACACCTGAATTTACGGCAAATTTACTGGAATCCGAATATACGGCTGTGACTACCGTTTGATGCGTATTTTCTACAGAAAGCGTATAGGAATCTGTATCTAACGTGATACCTGTAAGTGTTGGCCGCGCATTCACCGTTTGTACGATAGGAGCCGAAGTACTATTGAAATAGTTGAAGTCTCCACTATACTCTGCCGTGATCGAATGATTGCCAAGCGAGAGACCGGATACGGTAATACTCGCTTGCCCCGACGACGCATCCAGATTTGCTGTCCCAAGTGCAGTCGCTCCATTCGTAAATGTTACCGTTCCGGTTGGCTGTCCGAGCGCAGAATCTCCAGGAACCGGAACGGACGCCGTAAATGCAACAGATTGATCCGGATATGACGGATTCCGTGAACTTTGCAGCGTGACAGTCGGGCTAAAAGCCGTCAAGAACAGTGATGGAGTATTAAACTCATTGTTGATAAGTATGCCTGTTGCTACAAACTCCCCATTGCCGTATGTGACGCCTTCTAAAAGTATATTGCTTACATCGGGTCCACCCATGACCGGCTGACCTGTCCAATTTACTAAATCAGATGAAGTAAATATCTCATCGTCTCGCCTGGAAACTAAAACAAATAAACCGTTGGCATATGTAAAGTCATTGTTTCCGCTTAAATCCGTCATGCCGCCAAAAGCCGAGACCACTTGAGGAGAGGACCATGTTTGCCCATTATCATTTGAAACGATTAACAAATATACCTTCTTCCATGTACTTGAATCAATATAGTGTTCAAGTACAACAAATTTGTTATTTCCAAATGTTATTTGGTCACCGTTTGTGTTCAAATTTGTATTACCTGAATACGTCTCAGTCCAATTTGATCCATCAGCGGACGTTAAGATTGCACCGCTATAATATCCATCAAGCGCTACAAATTCCCCGTTTCCATATGCAACATTTTTCAATTGCAAATTTGCCAGATCCGGTGCGTTTTGCGAACGCCAGTCCGACCCATCTGTTGATGTCAAGATAATCGAGCCGCTAACATCTCCGGTCCCAACAGCTACAAACATATTCGTTTTGTCACTATAAGCTATACCAGTTAAGGTACTATTTGATAGATTATTAGGCGAAATATAGGTAGAATCACTAACCGTTTGTGATTTCCATGTTTTCCCATCTGTCGAACTGTAGATCATTCCATGATCACCGACAGCGACAAATTGCCCTCCCCCAAATGTAACCGCTTCAAAGCTTCCATTTAATTCCCAATTATAATTGTAAACATCTGCACCTACCCATCCACTGCTATTCTTGTATAAAATCCCGCTTCCAACCGCAACAAATGTTCCGTTTCCATACGCATCACCATATAGAGAAGTTAGCTGAATACTTGTACTGCTCTGCCAATTCCCTGTTGCTGCCATACTATAAGGGATACCGTTGAAGAGTGAAATTACCGCTAACAATAAAGAAAAGAAAAATTTGCTCAACCTTCTATGTTTATCACACTTCAAATCCAATTCTCCTTTCTTTTTATTGGTTGGTGAAAACAAGCAAATATTGATGGAAAACTCCTCGTATTACCCTTATCCGATTACAACAGAAAAATAGTAGTTTACTGCTTTTATTTTTGATCATTGGGTGAGCTGGCTCAGAACGGCTTAAAATACATTAGCAAAATCAACAGAAAGGCTAGCAAGTGCGTAATTCTTTCCAGCTTTCCCGCCTGCTTCCCGATAGCAATATATGAGTCCGGAATGCCTTCGCCGGTATGTTGGGCGAGAATGTCAGCCTGTTCTTTCATTTTCCTCGGCAGTAATCCGATCACAATTACCTGGGCGGCAAAATATAAGACAAGAGATGCGATGTACCACCCTTTTGTAAATAAAGATGGGGTCATGATGCCGAGAATAATCCCTGTGACAAGAAGCGTGAGGCTCCCTGCTTTCGGAAGAAGCTCCAGTTTTTTTAGAAGTTCCAACGTATACCTTGCTTGAGACGCGGTTTTCGCGCTCTTGGCCACGATTGGGAATCCAAAGGCAGCGCCCAAACCCATAACTGCAGCTACAATGTGGATGAATACCAATAAACTGTGCATGTGATCCAGACTCCTAATTTATTTGTGATTGCTTTCCGCCTTTGTTATGTCCTTGCTTGTATCACCTGCCAGGTTTACGTTTTGGAAATCTTTATTTTGCGGCAGACTCACTTGGAATTGGGTAAGCTCTGCAAACTGTGCATTTGCCGAATCAAAATGAAGATCCAGCACATGCCCGCCGCTTGTTTTATCATCTGTAATAAAATGCAGATGCCACCCCGGCACATTGATCCCGCTTGCAAACTTGGGCGTGTAGAAGCCAAAGAGGGTCCCTTTCACATTCTTGAACTCAAATTCAGATTGATGGCTTGTTGCAACTGTAAGCGGCGGATATGGCTTTTGCTGCTTGGGAACGGTCCGCGCTTTTACATAATTGAACGTACCGGTAATTTTCACAGCATAAAAATCGTTTTTCTTTGTAAAATGGGATTGCAGTTTAGCCGCCAAATCACTGAAATTTTTAACATTTGAAATTGTGGTCGTATTCGTCGGCGAAAAGTTTGTGACAACAGCAAATGGTGTTTTCGTTGCATCATCCAATACATGCAGCTTACCCGCGCTGTCGATTTGATAGAATTTCCCGTCCATTTCTATCATTTCACCATCCAGCGCATTGATGGTACCCAGTCCCATACTGCCATACTTTCTCAGTTCTCCAAGTGTCATATCTCCGTCATCCACGCCAACAATCAAGCCGTTAATGGTGGAGTATTGATACAACAGATCTTTCGGCGCCAACTGGTTTGCAGAAGCAGTGTCTCCTTGTGCAGCTTGCGAATTTGCAGCGGAAGTACTATTTGTACTTCCGCATCCCGTAATCGCAAACGTTAAGGAAGCTACGGCAAATGCAGAAAGAATTGTGTTTACTTGCTTTTTCACGCTAAATCCCCCTCATTGAAATAAACCAATTACAAAATCTCTAATTTTAGAAAACTACCTTGAAAGAAACTTACTACTTTCCTAAAAACGATTGCCGAAAGAAATACTAAGGCGAAAAAAATTATAATATTGAAATGTATAAAATAATATTAGGAAAATTCCCTATTTTTCTTTAAAACTTTAATAATATTCATTAGAATTTTGATTTTGAGAATAGCTTGATATGCTTTTAAGGGGTTCCACTAACAAAACGCGGATTTCTCACGGGTAAATATTCAAATAGGGGTCAGCCTTGTCTCCATGAGTTTTAGAAGAAGGCAAGCTTAAACCTTCTCCGGCTTGCCTTCTTCGTTTCGTACTCATTTTTTATCCCTTTGAAACACGATCCAACAATAGTCCTGTCTCACGGGGCATTGTCAAGTTGGGGTTGTGCCCTGTAAGGAGCTCAAAATATTGCCATCCAAGTACCTTTGCCCGTTCTGCGATTTTTGCGATTGGACCGTACTGAGGTGCTTCTCCACGTTCGGTACAAGCAATGTACGTTCGAGGTAGCTGCTTGGTTTGCGGATTTTTAACTTCCAAACGTTGCAGGAACGTTTGCAATGGCTGTGCAGAGACTCTGGAATCATACCTTTGCTCTGATGGGAACGGCACTTCCCAACCGTCACCATATACCTCGGACAATGTTTTCAATTGATCAGGCAACGGCGAATCCCCAAAAAGATCTGCCATAGATTGACCATCCTCCAACACATAACCATCAATATATACGAGTCGCTGGATCTTCTCCGGAATCCGTTCTGCCACCCCGGTAATGACTGTCCCACCGTAACTATGTCCAACCAAAAAAACGTGATCGAGTTGTTCAAACTCAAACAGATTGAGAATATCTTCTATGTGCGTTTCTAGATTGGTATTAGGCGTCCCAAGATGCTTTCGTTCTCCCAGCCCTGTAAACGTCGGCCTATATACGACATGCCCTAACTTCTGAAGTTCGGATGCCGGTTCCTTCCAAAACCATCCACCATCCCATGCTCCATGACAAATTACAAATGTCGCCATTTCATTCACCCTTTCATGCATAGCAACCAGATGCAGCCGATTCTATCTCAATTTTATCGAGGCTGGATAAGAGAGAAATCAGGAATATTCCCTATTTCAAACTTCTTGTTTCATTAGATGTGCTGCCAAAGCGGCCCGGTGACGAACGTCCAGTTTCCGAAAGATGTTGCGCAAATGGTGATCCACGGTGCGAGGAGAAACGTATAGCTTGGCTGCTACTTCTTTGTCGGTCAGTCCTTCCGCAACCAACCGAGCCACCTCCCACTCACGTTTCGTGAGGACATCAGAAACGGCTCGGCTTGTGCTTGCAATTACCGCCTTGGCAGCAGCGTGGACTCCATCCAATAAACGCTCCGTCTCTGCCTGCTCTCTTGCACCCAAACGGGTAAACACATCCAATGCCGTTTGCAGGCTCTTGACCACAGCGCCGCGTCGTGCAGCTACCTCTGAGTGATCCGTTATTTCCGCAGTGGTCTCGAACATTCTCCATACACGTCCGGTTGATAAATGGCAGAGTGCCGTTTCATAAGGCAATCGGCATGTTTCCGCAAGGGCAGCGGAATCTTCTAGCAACTTAAATGCCTCAGTGTATTGGCTATGCTCACCCTGTAGTTCTCCGAATCGGCGGCGGGCCTTGATGACGAACCATGGAATCGGTACGGACTCTGCCCAAGTCAAGGCTCGTTCGCAAGCCTCTATCGCCCTTGTCTGGTCTTCAGTCTGACGGTAATAATCGCTCCAGGCAATATCAAGAAGTGGGCGATGGAGTTTTGACACTTGACTGAGGGGATGTACGTCAGCCGCATCCAGCCATGCTTTGGCCAATTCCACTTCATTCCGAAGCAGATGGGCCTGTGCGCGAATCGCATGTACCCAGATAAAAACGGTTGTGGAAGGCGATGGCGGGTCGGCCGGACGAAATGGCGCCAATTTAGACAACACGGCATCCAAATGTTCATTATCTCCAGTTTCCACCAGCATAACTGCAGCAAACCAGGTAATGAGGGGATCCGGTTCCGATTCCGCCAAGACGTATTCCGACAGGTGTTTATGCCCCTCTGCCCAATTGCCTCTCGTATAATGATAAAATCCAGAGGCGGAATAGTCTTTAGGCATGAAGCCAAGTCCATTTTTCCCGTTAATTTCGTTTTCCAGAAGCAGCAGCTCTTGAATAACAGCATCCACTTTATCCGGTTGGTCGGTTTTGCTCAGGTATGTATGGTACAGATAATTGGCAAACAAGATGGTAGCGGACCAGTCATCATGTTGTTGGTATGCCGCCTTACTCAGTTCACGCGCGGTGGCAATGGTTTCATCAAGTCTGCCCAAGAACGCGGAGAGCCTCGTTTTCATACGCAGCACTTGCGGATGGTGCGTACCAACCCTCGTCTGTAAATCGTTAAGCAATTGCTCAGCCTCTTCCAATCGTCCGTGCGTATATAGAAAACTCCAGTACACCGTCACGATCCTCGGATATTCGCAGTGACCGCGAAAGAATAGCTGTTCAAGCTTGATGTATCGTTCGTTGGTCAGCAGTTGCTCCTGTAAGGTCAAAAGTGCTGCAATATCATCAAGCACTACTCTATCTCCACGGAAATAAGCGCGTTCATACAAGAGATGGCGAACCCATGCCTCTACCGGCAAGTCTTCACTTTGCCGCCCCGCGTCAAGCGCGGTTTCAAAATATCGGACTGCATCGGTTCCGTTCCGTCGTTGCATGCAAAAACCAAGCTTGAGGAGAATCTCTGCATGCATGGGGCCCCCTTTAGGTGTTGACTCAAGTGCTTGCCGATAACG
Above is a window of Fodinisporobacter ferrooxydans DNA encoding:
- a CDS encoding ExeA family protein, with protein sequence MIMAFYSLSKIPFAKETKGMSPYTSRSFQEAMGCLTYMKQVRGMALVVGDPGAGKTYALGAFAEGLGQSLYKVIYFPLSTGTVTDFYRGLAFGLGEQPQSRKVDLFRQIQQAISRLFYEQKITPVFILDEMQMAKDVFLQDLSLLFNFHMDTQNPFVLLICGWPYLRDRLSLNPHRSLSQRLLVRHQVEPLDKEEVKGYMEHHLAYAGAKYPIFTEDAIEAVSACSNGYPRLINLLAMHALLYGSQNKKEQIDAEVIRIIAPECGLALR
- a CDS encoding DUF5348 domain-containing protein, which encodes MTRTQKPGILVYCPAKERWQIQKIDHSYDLHCGDCFEIKVGYEYIPCRIELGCEWLLYLRETRFYLHPKQKYEVKVD
- a CDS encoding S-layer homology domain-containing protein, with product MKCDKHRRLSKFFFSLLLAVISLFNGIPYSMAATGNWQSSTSIQLTSLYGDAYGNGTFVAVGSGILYKNSSGWVGADVYNYNWELNGSFEAVTFGGGQFVAVGDHGMIYSSTDGKTWKSQTVSDSTYISPNNLSNSTLTGIAYSDKTNMFVAVGTGDVSGSIILTSTDGSDWRSQNAPDLANLQLKNVAYGNGEFVALDGYYSGAILTSADGSNWTETYSGNTNLNTNGDQITFGNNKFVVLEHYIDSSTWKKVYLLIVSNDNGQTWSSPQVVSAFGGMTDLSGNNDFTYANGLFVLVSRRDDEIFTSSDLVNWTGQPVMGGPDVSNILLEGVTYGNGEFVATGILINNEFNTPSLFLTAFSPTVTLQSSRNPSYPDQSVAFTASVPVPGDSALGQPTGTVTFTNGATALGTANLDASSGQASITVSGLSLGNHSITAEYSGDFNYFNSTSAPIVQTVNARPTLTGITLDTDSYTLSVENTHQTVVTAVYSDSSKFAVNSGVTFSVSDPSIVSVDANGLVTAKAAGQTVVTAAYQDQSAQATVTVTAANSGSHSSSSGGGGGSSGSPISGNLGGGGTQKNPFTALIGDNKLAATLTDVNGNPVNVPEISIDSQGNFSINTNLQPGQYTMNVHVVSPSGQELAGTTAQLTVNGNRQVDVHTASIDPYGIVKDAATNQPLDGVNVQLYWADTQLNRDNGRTPGTVVDLPELPNFAPNQNHNPQVTKNGGQYGWVVYPKGDYYILAQKDGYETYDSRKDTRSLAFGDTSYLKDGILHVGETVIHYDFSMIPLAIQTHQAYMFGYPDGTFGPDRSITRAEMAAMLARILQYTNSAATVTNSYSDVPAAHWAAKSIAAMTAHGMMSGYPDGSFHPDAPITRAEMASLIQRVKKLTPSQAAAFTDTATNWAQAAIGAVEQAGIIQGYPDGSFHPEQNLSRAEAVTMINKMLGRGPLEDVKTPTWPDVPTTYWGFGEIEEASINHSYTRLPDGNEQYCEFAQ
- a CDS encoding DUF2269 family protein, with product MHSLLVFIHIVAAVMGLGAAFGFPIVAKSAKTASQARYTLELLKKLELLPKAGSLTLLVTGIILGIMTPSLFTKGWYIASLVLYFAAQVIVIGLLPRKMKEQADILAQHTGEGIPDSYIAIGKQAGKLERITHLLAFLLILLMYFKPF
- the budA gene encoding acetolactate decarboxylase codes for the protein MKKQVNTILSAFAVASLTFAITGCGSTNSTSAANSQAAQGDTASANQLAPKDLLYQYSTINGLIVGVDDGDMTLGELRKYGSMGLGTINALDGEMIEMDGKFYQIDSAGKLHVLDDATKTPFAVVTNFSPTNTTTISNVKNFSDLAAKLQSHFTKKNDFYAVKITGTFNYVKARTVPKQQKPYPPLTVATSHQSEFEFKNVKGTLFGFYTPKFASGINVPGWHLHFITDDKTSGGHVLDLHFDSANAQFAELTQFQVSLPQNKDFQNVNLAGDTSKDITKAESNHK
- a CDS encoding alpha/beta fold hydrolase, coding for MATFVICHGAWDGGWFWKEPASELQKLGHVVYRPTFTGLGERKHLGTPNTNLETHIEDILNLFEFEQLDHVFLVGHSYGGTVITGVAERIPEKIQRLVYIDGYVLEDGQSMADLFGDSPLPDQLKTLSEVYGDGWEVPFPSEQRYDSRVSAQPLQTFLQRLEVKNPQTKQLPRTYIACTERGEAPQYGPIAKIAERAKVLGWQYFELLTGHNPNLTMPRETGLLLDRVSKG
- a CDS encoding helix-turn-helix transcriptional regulator yields the protein MTGTQRMVGRLSEVQVIAKAVARVANGEGGTILVGGEAGIGKTTLVNHVLQSCAETSLSSIPCRCLGPGETIPYGPWREAFLNLQMRGGRWDPSLLPAPFGSAPALADSFEVALSLIRWLQNAEGPLVIIIDDLQWSDRASMDLLRHLSGRLHGVPLLVIGVYRSEDLHRSTEMHRYFSDMLRTGSQRILLQELNRAEVEELTRVTIPHLDSPSRLANEVYRLTHGFPLFVAEILEQFKGGQHVTVPLSETVQQAIDSKLNLLAPTYVPILEEAAQIGELFSYRLLADISISTQEAVTAALGDAKRLGIIRNMDDQPDMFQFRHAIVRSHLMDRMLGIQLVRCHQTIAEVLERTSPDAIDAIAFHYRRANDPRSVQFLVIAGDQALHIGAILDAEERYRQALESTPKGGPMHAEILLKLGFCMQRRNGTDAVRYFETALDAGRQSEDLPVEAWVRHLLYERAYFRGDRVVLDDIAALLTLQEQLLTNERYIKLEQLFFRGHCEYPRIVTVYWSFLYTHGRLEEAEQLLNDLQTRVGTHHPQVLRMKTRLSAFLGRLDETIATARELSKAAYQQHDDWSATILFANYLYHTYLSKTDQPDKVDAVIQELLLLENEINGKNGLGFMPKDYSASGFYHYTRGNWAEGHKHLSEYVLAESEPDPLITWFAAVMLVETGDNEHLDAVLSKLAPFRPADPPSPSTTVFIWVHAIRAQAHLLRNEVELAKAWLDAADVHPLSQVSKLHRPLLDIAWSDYYRQTEDQTRAIEACERALTWAESVPIPWFVIKARRRFGELQGEHSQYTEAFKLLEDSAALAETCRLPYETALCHLSTGRVWRMFETTAEITDHSEVAARRGAVVKSLQTALDVFTRLGAREQAETERLLDGVHAAAKAVIASTSRAVSDVLTKREWEVARLVAEGLTDKEVAAKLYVSPRTVDHHLRNIFRKLDVRHRAALAAHLMKQEV